Proteins from a single region of Salinigranum halophilum:
- a CDS encoding MOSC domain-containing protein — protein MSDRDPDPRLARITVYPVKSLDGVALDSARFVSGGALEHDRTYALVDADGEYVNGKRERRVHRLRSEFDVESRTLELSAPDRESTAFDLTRDEAGDPQDTEALTEWLSAYFGYPVSLRHDRTHGFPDDTDASGPTVISTATIREVASWYPDISPDEMRRRLRANLEIGGVPAFWEDTLFDNRDHVVSFTVGDVEFEGVNPCQRCIVPSRDPDTGEETAGFRRRFVTRREETMPPWSGGDWFDHTFRVMVNTRVEAVGREPSVSVGDPVTVGETRPADR, from the coding sequence GTGAGCGACAGGGACCCCGACCCACGCCTCGCTCGCATCACCGTCTATCCCGTCAAGTCGCTCGACGGTGTCGCCCTCGACAGCGCGCGGTTCGTCTCCGGCGGCGCGCTCGAACACGACCGTACATACGCCCTCGTCGACGCGGACGGCGAGTACGTCAACGGCAAGCGCGAACGCCGAGTCCACCGCCTCCGGAGCGAGTTCGACGTCGAGTCGCGAACCCTGGAACTCTCCGCACCCGACCGCGAGTCGACCGCGTTCGACCTCACGCGTGACGAAGCCGGCGACCCACAGGACACCGAAGCGCTCACCGAGTGGCTCTCGGCGTACTTCGGCTACCCCGTGTCGCTCCGCCACGACCGAACACACGGCTTCCCCGACGACACGGACGCCTCGGGACCCACCGTCATCTCGACGGCGACCATCCGGGAGGTCGCGTCGTGGTATCCCGACATCTCGCCCGACGAGATGCGACGCCGCCTCCGCGCGAACCTCGAGATCGGCGGCGTCCCCGCCTTCTGGGAGGACACCCTCTTCGACAACCGCGACCACGTCGTCTCGTTTACTGTCGGTGACGTCGAGTTCGAAGGGGTAAACCCCTGCCAGCGCTGTATCGTCCCGAGTCGCGACCCCGACACCGGCGAGGAGACGGCGGGGTTCCGACGACGATTCGTCACGCGGCGCGAGGAGACGATGCCGCCCTGGAGCGGCGGTGACTGGTTCGACCACACCTTCCGGGTGATGGTCAACACTCGTGTCGAAGCGGTCGGCCGAGAACCGTCCGTGTCCGTCGGCGACCCGGTCACCGTCGGGGAGACCCGTCCCGCGGACCGATAG
- a CDS encoding SDR family oxidoreductase, with translation MHDFSTRSVLVTGASSGIGEATAHAFAEEGAAVALAARRESRLDALADELTDAYGVSTATLPTDIREEKQVQRMVDETVDAFGSLDVVVNNAGLGRGSDVESLSTDQYRQMMATNTDGSFFTTRAAIPHLTESAGNLVFVGSFAGQYPRPFNPVYAATKWWLRGFAHSVAAELGESGVGVSVINPSEVRTEFGSEDGEPFEERFEAGEVTEPDEIADAIVFAAAQDRSTVQELDLYRRDKFSGF, from the coding sequence CGAGTTCGGGAATCGGCGAAGCGACGGCGCACGCCTTCGCAGAGGAAGGTGCCGCCGTCGCGCTCGCGGCCCGACGCGAATCGCGCCTCGACGCGCTCGCCGACGAACTCACGGACGCGTACGGCGTCTCGACGGCCACCCTTCCGACAGACATCCGCGAGGAGAAGCAGGTTCAGCGAATGGTCGACGAAACCGTCGACGCTTTCGGCTCACTGGACGTCGTCGTGAACAACGCCGGCCTGGGGAGAGGCTCGGACGTCGAGTCCCTCTCGACCGACCAGTATCGACAGATGATGGCGACCAACACTGACGGGTCGTTCTTCACGACCCGAGCGGCCATCCCCCATCTCACGGAGTCGGCGGGCAACCTCGTCTTCGTCGGGAGCTTCGCCGGGCAGTACCCCCGGCCGTTCAACCCCGTGTACGCGGCGACGAAGTGGTGGCTCCGTGGCTTCGCCCACAGCGTCGCCGCCGAACTGGGTGAGAGCGGTGTCGGCGTGAGCGTCATCAACCCGAGCGAGGTCCGCACCGAGTTCGGGAGCGAGGACGGCGAACCGTTCGAGGAACGCTTCGAGGCCGGCGAGGTGACCGAACCCGACGAGATCGCCGACGCCATCGTCTTCGCGGCCGCGCAGGACCGCTCGACGGTGCAGGAACTGGACCTCTACCGCCGCGACAAGTTCAGCGGCTTCTGA
- the sufB gene encoding Fe-S cluster assembly protein SufB, with translation MSTREEQHFKQTDAQARFDFKKEQRAAFAAERGLTEETVRVISEDKDEPEWMLQRRLRALKQFHAMPMPTGWTNQPDLSEVDVNAIIPYIRPDVDVRGGVRDWNDLPEDIRDTFDKLGIPEAERNALSGVGAQYESEIVYQNMREEWESQGVVFMDMDKAVREHPDLVEEYFMTKCVPPSDNKFAALHGAIWSGGSFVYVPEGVTLDMPIQAYFRMNSAGMGQFEHTLIVAEKGSEVHYIEGCSAPKYSVFNLHSGCVEVFVKEDAHVQYSTVQNWSKNTYNLNTKRAIVDRGGRMEWVSGSMGSKVTMLYPATILNGRGASDNHITIAFASRGQDIDTGAKVYHNAPETNSTIVSKSIAREGGRTNYRGLVRIADGAVDSSCTVECDALMFDNDSLSDTMPHIEILEDRVDVAHEATVGKIGDEDVFYLQSRGLGDDEAKQLIVSGFIEPITRELPIEYAVELNRLVELEMEGSLG, from the coding sequence ATGAGCACCCGCGAGGAGCAACACTTCAAGCAGACGGACGCACAGGCCCGCTTCGACTTCAAGAAGGAACAGCGTGCGGCGTTCGCCGCGGAGAGGGGCCTCACCGAGGAGACGGTCAGGGTCATCTCCGAGGACAAAGACGAACCGGAGTGGATGCTCCAGCGACGGCTCCGTGCGCTGAAACAGTTCCACGCGATGCCGATGCCGACGGGCTGGACGAACCAACCCGACCTCTCGGAGGTCGACGTGAACGCCATCATCCCGTACATCCGGCCCGACGTCGACGTGCGTGGTGGCGTCCGCGACTGGAACGACCTCCCCGAGGACATCCGTGACACCTTCGACAAACTGGGCATCCCCGAGGCCGAACGAAACGCGCTCTCGGGCGTCGGTGCCCAGTACGAGTCCGAGATCGTCTACCAGAACATGCGCGAGGAGTGGGAGTCTCAGGGCGTCGTCTTCATGGACATGGACAAGGCGGTGCGAGAACACCCCGACCTCGTCGAGGAGTACTTCATGACGAAGTGCGTGCCCCCGTCGGACAACAAGTTCGCCGCGCTCCACGGCGCTATCTGGTCGGGCGGGTCGTTCGTCTACGTCCCCGAAGGCGTCACCCTCGACATGCCCATTCAAGCCTATTTCCGCATGAACTCGGCGGGGATGGGACAGTTCGAGCACACGCTCATCGTCGCCGAGAAGGGCAGCGAGGTCCACTACATCGAGGGCTGTTCGGCTCCCAAATACTCGGTGTTCAACCTCCACTCCGGCTGCGTCGAGGTGTTCGTCAAGGAGGACGCCCACGTCCAGTACTCGACGGTGCAGAACTGGTCGAAGAACACCTACAACCTCAACACCAAGCGCGCCATCGTCGACCGCGGCGGGCGGATGGAGTGGGTGTCGGGGTCGATGGGTTCGAAGGTCACGATGCTGTACCCCGCGACCATCCTCAACGGCCGCGGTGCGTCTGACAATCACATCACCATCGCCTTCGCCTCCCGCGGGCAGGACATCGATACGGGGGCGAAGGTGTACCACAACGCACCCGAGACCAACTCGACCATCGTGTCGAAGTCCATCGCCCGCGAGGGCGGTCGTACCAACTACCGCGGACTGGTCCGTATCGCCGACGGTGCCGTCGACTCCTCCTGCACCGTCGAGTGTGACGCGTTGATGTTCGACAACGACTCGCTCTCCGATACGATGCCGCACATCGAAATCCTCGAAGACCGCGTCGACGTCGCCCACGAGGCCACCGTCGGCAAGATCGGTGACGAGGACGTCTTCTACCTCCAGTCTCGGGGGCTGGGCGACGACGAGGCGAAAC
- a CDS encoding HVO_2922 family protein, with translation MSNATFELFVDRAGEHRWRLVHDNGNVIADSGEGYASRQKAQQGLESVKENAPGAEVVVVDDE, from the coding sequence ATGAGCAACGCCACGTTCGAGCTGTTCGTCGACCGAGCGGGCGAGCACCGCTGGCGGCTCGTCCACGACAACGGGAACGTCATCGCCGACAGCGGCGAGGGGTACGCGTCGCGGCAGAAGGCCCAGCAGGGGCTCGAGAGCGTCAAAGAGAACGCCCCGGGAGCCGAGGTCGTCGTCGTCGACGACGAGTGA
- the psmA gene encoding archaeal proteasome endopeptidase complex subunit alpha produces MKRNDQQAYDRGTSLFSPDGRIYQVEYAREAVKRGAPAVGVRASDGVVLAAQTRTSSSLMETESVEKLHKLDDHIGAASAGHVADARQLVDDARQECQVNRLRYGEPIGLETLTKALTDDIQESTQFGGTRPYGASLLIGGMDGGEPGLFATDPSGTPQEWKAVAIGGSRGEIQEFLEENWSADLSTDDAVTLALEALLSGVDSLTGEEASVAVVTADGYRHLSVDEVDEVLEDVLPEDAAADEGEDE; encoded by the coding sequence ATGAAGCGGAACGACCAACAGGCGTACGACCGCGGGACGTCGCTGTTCTCTCCCGACGGCCGCATCTACCAGGTCGAGTATGCACGGGAGGCCGTCAAGCGCGGCGCACCCGCCGTCGGCGTCCGCGCGAGCGATGGTGTCGTCCTCGCCGCACAGACGCGGACGAGTTCGTCGCTCATGGAGACCGAGAGCGTCGAGAAGCTCCACAAGCTCGACGACCACATCGGCGCGGCCAGCGCCGGGCACGTCGCCGACGCGCGGCAACTCGTCGACGACGCTCGGCAGGAGTGTCAGGTGAACCGTCTCCGCTACGGCGAGCCAATCGGCCTCGAGACGCTCACGAAGGCGCTCACCGACGACATCCAGGAGAGTACGCAGTTCGGCGGCACCCGCCCATACGGCGCGTCACTGCTCATCGGCGGCATGGACGGCGGCGAGCCGGGCCTGTTCGCGACCGACCCATCGGGGACCCCCCAGGAGTGGAAGGCGGTCGCCATCGGCGGGTCGCGCGGGGAGATTCAGGAGTTCCTCGAGGAGAACTGGTCGGCCGACCTCTCGACGGACGACGCGGTGACGCTCGCCCTCGAAGCACTGCTCTCCGGCGTCGACTCCCTCACCGGCGAGGAGGCGAGCGTCGCCGTCGTCACGGCTGACGGCTACCGGCATCTCTCGGTCGACGAGGTCGACGAGGTGCTCGAAGACGTCCTGCCCGAAGACGCTGCCGCCGACGAAGGCGAAGACGAGTAG